Proteins co-encoded in one Theileria equi strain WA chromosome 3, complete sequence genomic window:
- a CDS encoding hypothetical protein (encoded by transcript BEWA_003860A), producing the protein MSGVTIDIGKTPKNGLKTENDSNNYHYEDDSTRERVNVTLVEKLSGTPGYITLTYTPHNSETKITGIKESGLNKNEFNTNITDSKIVTVYYWSLDNTFSNPLLVQFGEGGSSVYYYITGNGNTWKTESGISGSTLKDKLDKQNCKRNKAHTVDISKKNDTSRDIKYNCPGCGSKPITVNKYGTDYATTDYSCYYHYLPSGSGYISGLQDKVTEQTGIKFTDTISIVYVYHYPSGSDGIPLLIYLLGSRWFERASIDSNNWTEVKKDKPGSIDEKGKILKLLRAKLLTVTIDLGQTNADNGVSGTYSDLPGGGEGKQIEVGRKDLGDGFVSFVHSVKGKTDFVAGDVKHNNDTLQGINKSFILQSVTAYYEGGFKLDNLLMVRLEKKNGQDKYVYYSREDGGSRWIPLYDQTGKIDGSSLTTKLYQSKNDLTKLYGIKSKLEVKREGSYQYTVGVSAGIIAGIIIGIICAVASIAFVVWWKKRFIAKLIINL; encoded by the coding sequence ATGAGTGGTGTTACTATTGATATTGGAAAAACACCTAAAAATGGCCTCAAAACTGAAAATGACAGTAATAACTACCATTACGAAGATGATTCTACCAGAGAAAGGGTCAATGTAACCCTAGTTGAAAAACTCTCTGGGACTCCTGGATATATAACACTTACCTATACTCCACATAACAGTGAAACTAAGATCACTGGTATTAAAGAAAGTGGGCTAAATAAGAACGAATTTAATACTAATATCACAGATAGTAAAATTGTAACCGTATATTATTGGTCGTTAGATAACACTTTCAGTAATCCACTACTTGTTCAATTTGGAGAGGGAGGTTCCTCAGTTTATTATTACATTACTGGTAATGGTAATACTTGGAAGACTGAATCTGGTATAAGTGGTAGTACTCTCAAGGACAAATTGGATAAGCAGAACTGTAAAAGAAACAAAGCCCACACTGTTGACATTTCTAAGAAGAATGATACAAGTCGAGATATAAAGTACAATTGTCCAGGTTGTGGTTCTAAGCCAATTACAGTAAACAAGTATGGTACTGACTATGCTACTACTGACTATTCCTGTTACTATCATTATCTTCCCTCTGGATCGGGCTATATTTCTGGACTCCAGGATAAGGTAACGGAACAGACTGGAATAAAATTCACTGATACAATATCTATTGTGTATGTATATCACTATCCAAGCGGATCTGATGGAATCCCTCTCTTGATTTATCTCCTAGGATCACGTTGGTTTGAGAGGGCCTCTATTGATTCTAATAACTGGACCGAAGTAAAAAAGGACAAACCAGGGAGTATAGATGAAAAGGGGAAAATACTAAAGCTTCTAAGGGCTAAATTACTGACTGTTACAATAGACCTTGGACAAACCAATGCTGATAATGGAGTATCTGGTACCTACTCTGATCTTCCTGGAGGTGGTGAAGGTAAACAAATTGAAGTTGGAAGAAAGGATCTGGGTGATGGTTTCGTTAGTTTCGTTCATAGTGTTAAAGGTAAAACAGATTTTGTGGCTGGAGATGTCAAACACAATAATGACACTCTACAAGGCATAAATAaaagttttattcttcaaAGTGTAACAGCGTACTATGAGGGTGGTTTTAAACTTGACAATCTTCTAATGGTTAGACTGGAGAAAAAGAACGGTCAGGACAAATACGTATATTATAGTAGGGAAGACGGAGGATCTAGATGGATTCCTCTCTATGATCAAACCGGTAAAATAGATGGTTCCTCTCTTACCACCAAACTTTACCAGTCAAAGAATGATCTTACCAAGCTATATGGGATAAAGAGTAAGCTTGAGGTTAAAAGGGAGGGCAGTTATCAATATACTGTTGGAGTTTCTGCAGGTATTATAGCGGGAATTATCATTGGAATTATATGCGCAGTGGCATCCATTGCCTTTGTAGTTTggtggaagaagagattcaTTGCAAAACTTATAAttaatttataa
- a CDS encoding hypothetical protein (encoded by transcript BEWA_003880A): MGGQNAPIQKGAMFMAGLTLLQSLRVALTGAKFALDRFKIPQQYASSFINMVHNPMELATFTGIFLINALTWTGNWFKNNSKYFAIFTNAALCLSFIILLIAFTSGGEQGNLTFYYWTIVLVSFIYGLNVACVMNVGSANASLFNMGIPLSGIQVCIYYYVFTKLAERYQWSNVSYWIIVWQLVIAILISAVSAGLWIAAYPPGPPPLEQAATGNGGGTAVISPILMGMVGMGGIYAFYPAIAPYKLTDVSTGYTIDLVVLFMSAVPGIIIAALCKGESGPGPDKDWSKGNTGWHAAWILAIPHITAMVLCLYVLHYPGSGVARYIRSSGLKVGAITVTLKFCEEGLKAVSYAGAGAHGGTVSSFNAFLSQGLMIVLAFTGDGYLKTYSKYEHDRSKWPTKHYGFFKSLGYWIGSGMKVACKSVKSSFTKNVRCKVLGKSEALLIVYADEEF; this comes from the coding sequence ATGGGAGGTCAGAATGCTCCCATTCAGAAaggcgccatgtttatggcaggtCTGACTCTcttgcagtctctccgtgtggctttaactggagcaaagtttgcacttgacagatttaaaattccgCAGCAGTATgccagttcgttcattaacatggtccataatcctatggaactggcaacgtttactggcATTTTTCTTATAAATGCTCTAACATGGACAGGTAACTGGTTTAAGAATAATTCTAAGTACTTTGCCATATTTACTAATGCTGCATTGTGTCTTTCCTTCATTATACTCCTTATCGCATTCACTTCTGGAGGAGAACAGGGTAATCTCACTTTCTACTATTGGACTATCGTGTTAGTCTCATTTATCTATGGACTGAATGTGGCCTGTGTAATGAACGTGGGAAGCGCAAATGCTTCTCTTTTCAATATGGGAATTCCTCTCTCTGGTATTCAGGTTTGCATTTACTACTATGTCTTCACTAAGTTGGCTGAAAGGTATCAGTGGTCAAACGTTAGTTACTGGATCATTGTTTGGCAGCTTGTTATAGCAATATTGATATCAGCAGTATCAGCCGGTCTCTGGATTGCTGCATATCCACCAGGTCCACCTCCTCTTGAACAAGCTGCTACTGGAAATGGTGGAGGTACCGCTGTTATATCTCCAATTCTCATGGGAATGGTTGGAATGGGCGGCATCTATGCCTTTTATCCTGCTATAGCTCCCTATAAGTTGACAGATGTTAGCACTGGCTACACTATTGACCTGGTGGTTCTCTTCATGAGCGCCGTCCCTGGCATTATCATTGCAGCTTTATGCAAAGGTGAAAGTGGTCCAGGTCCAGATAAAGATTGGAGTAAAGGTAATACTGGATGGCATGCTGCTTGGATTCTGGCAATTCCACACATTACTGCAATGGTCTTGTGTCTTTATGTACTTCATTATCCAGGTAGTGGAGTGGCACGTTACATTAGGAGCAGTGGTTTAAAGGTTGGAGCTATTACTGTGACcttaaagttttgtgaggAAGGACTTAAAGCGGTGTCATATGCAGGGGCTGGTGCACATGGAGGCACTgtttcctcttttaatgCCTTTTtatcccaaggtttaatgatagtcttggcctttactggagacggATACCTTAAGAcctattccaagtatgagcatgataGGAGTAAATGGCCCACCAAACACTATGGGTTCTTTAAGTCCTTAGGATACTGGATAGGGAGTGGAATGAAGGTGGCCTGTAAGAGTGTTAAGtcctcctttaccaagaatgtaAGATGCAAAGTTTTAGGGAAGTCTGAGGCCTTACTCATTGTCTATGcagatgaggaattttaa
- a CDS encoding hypothetical protein (encoded by transcript BEWA_003840A), producing MDILPVVNIYNRCNRVCRCKGGKYLTAKAGTVGNTDFRYCTHKAKPTVKISGATWKSIEIERVGYAHPFDLADSITTYFHSRFDGKQGFIKKPLLIRVRDSAGKTHWFENVGHYANKKWKRIDREAWYGSYPENDKYSSKNDFTDKLKKISCRLFVSHAVRINSDGNNQNDYQCPICNQPVNVTVKNDIPSKILGYTKYEFTGTLSDKSILAYKDNQITYRRQNKGFPGYYLPIQLEEYNVKSVNVYYWDGDIQRENPLLIEVELNNGISYWFENITNDVKHDKWKPIWKIGSHEYIDYISKIKEKLSVLNCIYNKTVQINIGEKKNCHESKHYLHKNRIRYGYSEAIGTDPVLYAYRYGPSLSSEETPFNISEVVVNGLPQSFKEKPLPSRSVTNFMTFVSPCDKDKPFLICVETGSSVKARSGKNYAWYYRKTNGNDWRVYPKFTCQSPENVIYGLKDLLESARATLGLRPCHMETSADGVQLDITKIPEQGKNFREYRDDSNPKKKVPIFVTKSKDTPLANFFKNSHRPATNKRFFVVQQHLVGGDKIGSSKKISAIETFNVYFWEGNTTRPIIIEVKRNGEPDTRYYGKGDSVGSSWLSGSNQGRSLLQSLDHWNCENNNAIPIELTEPTNLTSFYGKKGSTCLQNNFITLHGSLSLPKDAERIYEATSYNVNVGKRISRLTYDNNPTNIVPLYDYGITLNIYHWTKSSRVPLLVEFKPKDGGQSDWYENLSRESTKWKPVGKKEVDGFYDNKKGLTENLTKKLHEVNCRIHGVIQIDVSRTTKEPYCHSSGYVHEKMIMVTSEPKSAYPGFTGYEHTPVDPLKALTVSSFYNGNDKQEVTDIDFPLENVEKVIVYFPNCAGGYPVAMRIYQDGRNEKWLKREENDNWRKSTTEFENKDGVETKILLDGIKNSTNACTQPPLQTPRGPNPGGTSSSGQQFYTSNNDTQGVSEPFVDVPDEKFALDKIFDSFVNLDYEQNSFGDFVRLDDEHEDQRIVEEQNRVTFVSVSASIPSVTTFTTPGVGAITLLPTPNVIIDINMDIKGDNYTYTVKNSGEVCLQKGEYPDISDFYMFTHEASDDIPFKVDEVIFGSSGDIPDIIPKEKVASYSVWYWKHDNGMKNPLIIEIANSAGKYKYDSSKDNWKSWSGAQEKNKLEGEELEKELDDVNCRLNKVVTMDLSSGTRDNGSYCCGKVGVDFRSIQIGNSSILTYYVHSIKGTTNRLAKIKYYIANDPNRKRINSNELKFPISGVKSVSVFYCQDKPAPIYIDPQGGQPKSDFKGWYKRGNDDEAQWINVSTDLSNVTPNNVGNNCDSFNKITKILRTVGCKQLVDCYTSPSTVDYGGSTVVVPVVLPDSQVTIYLSKNKKVKSDGTTHYYQDSTGKKSISVKRSPYPTEQGYSANFYDYKHKLENGGEKFILLEVKSDDGSNIPVIGRTENVTSVSAYYWRHELDNALLVGITTKDGNTATYYRNSKDGKWQQYKLRASSGHPSQAELELLNCEINDVVQIDVSKIADYCHEPLDPKDYHTNKKVKVVKVDDHGHLGNYTAYEHTPNPSGTFNISAFNNGGTPTTLSGLSSGLPIRNTSKVTIFICRNSSEPLLIHMEALNISRKWFKRANSTGLIVSYELNATILSDSPKILNILDTLDSTCKPPLVTINIYNRPSAGQSTTYGGASYAIAIGHCDGSIPDFTEYSHTVYGRNYFTLKQVNYNDKPTTGIVSSPMSRVTKVSVYYWTSLETYSKDTSRPLLVKVTTKEPGEEAKETYYENEGLPNNTEWKEWRPNDPSYDLTKKLHLLNCKLNSVVIVDISQKNDYDACVKDNNLDPYHGERMQVTKNNTSGSENPLGSYEVYEHFLKTGTNGNKFHIVSFKNGNSDIILPLIGETTLTRHILDVGEIKVYRCDSDDKSLMVYINTDDPTVKHKWYKNTTGEIPGNWVHIDKLSSTAQHEEVKKALDTIDSRCKPPEGEHATAGTAPHDGEQSAQPKDPVPEATAESLTGPTVAATIGSWAIFGGSTSGTLAGAGGLTGLGWWAFKRSKGDPWVRQI from the coding sequence atggataTTTTACCGGTTGTGAACATATATAATAGATGTAATAGAGTATGTAGATGTAAAGGAGGCAAATACTTAACCGCAAAAGCGGGAACGGTAGGAAATACGGATTTTAGATATTGCACTCATAAAGCCAAACCAACTGTTAAGATTTCAGGTGCTACTTGGAAAAGTATAGAAATAGAAAGAGTAGGGTATGCTCACCCATTTGATCTGGCAGATTCCATAACCACGTATTTCCACTCTAGATTCGATGGTAAACAAGGTTTTATCAAGAAGCCTCTCCTCATAAGGGTTAGAGATAGTGCAGGAAAAACACATTGGTTTGAAAATGTTGGACATTATGCTAAtaagaaatggaaaaggattGATAGAGAGGCATGGTATGGCAGTTATCCTGAAAATGACAAATATAGCTCAAAGAATGATTTTACAGATAAGTTAAAGAAAATTTCATGCAGATTATTTGTATCTCATGCTGTAAGGATAAACTCTGAtgggaataatcagaatGATTATCAATGTCCAATATGTAACCAACCAGTTAATGTCACAGTTAAAAATGACATTCCGTCAAAGATACTTGGATATACCAAGTATGAATTTACTGGAACACTTTCAGATAAGTCCATACTGGCATACAAAGATAACCAGATTACCTACAGGAGACAAAACAAAGGATTCCCAGGCTATTACCTTCCAATACAACTTGAGGAATATAATGTTAAGAGTGTTAAcgtttactactgggatggTGACATTCAACGGGAAAATCCACTTCTAATCGAGGTGGAACTAAACAATGGAATCTCATACTGGTTTGAGAATATAACAAATGATGTAAAAcatgataaatggaaacCAATCTGGAAAATAGGATCCCATGAATACATTGATTATATTTCAAAGATTAAGGAGAAACTCAGTGTTCTGAACTGCATATATAACAAAACGGTGCAGATAAATATTGGGGAGAAGAAAAACTGTCACGAATCAAAACATTATTTACACAAGAATAGAATACGCTATGGGTATAGTGAGGCTATCGGCACAGATCCTGTTCTTTATGCGTATAGATACGGACCAAGTCTAAGCTCTGAAGAAACGCCTTTCAACATATCTGAGGTTGTCGTTAATGGCTTACCACAAAGCTTCAAGGAGAAGCCTCTGCCATCTAGGAGTGTTACTAATTTTATGACATTTGTGTCACCATGCGACAAGGACAAACCATTTCTTATTTGTGTAGAAACTGGTTCTAGTGTTAAAGCCAGGAGTGGAAAAAACTATGCATGGTACTATAGAAAAACAAATGGGAATGACTGGAGGGTGTACCCCAAATTTACTTGCCAGTCTCCTGAAAATGTTATATACGGACTTAAAGACCTGTTGGAAAGTGCTAGAGCTACTCTAGGTTTGAGACCATGTCACATGGAGACTTCTGCGGATGGTGTTCAGCTTGACattacaaaaattccaGAACAAGGAAAAAACTTCCGTGAATATCGTGATGACTCTAATCCAAAAAAGAAAGttccaatttttgttaCAAAGTCTAAGGATACTCCTTTAGCCAACTTTTTCAAGAATTCCCACAGGCCAGCTACTAATAAGAGATTTTTTGTTGTACAGCAGCATTTAGTTGGTGGAGATAAAATAGGATCAAGTAAAAAGATATCTGCTATAGAGACCTTTAATGTATACTTTTGGGAAGGAAATACCACTAGGCCTATAATTATTGAAGTTAAAAGGAACGGTGAACCAGATACAAGGTACTATGGTAAAGGAGACAGTGTAGGTTCATCCTGGCTATCTGGTAGTAACCAGGGAAGAAGTTTATTACAGTCTTTGGATCACTGGAATTGTGAGAATAACAATGCTATTCCTATAGAGCTAACAGAACCAACAAATCTTACAAGTTTCTATGGTAAAAAAGGATCTACCTGTTTACAAAATAACTTTATAACTTTGCATGGATCACTATCCCTTCCAAAAGATGCAGAAAGGATTTATGAAGCAACATCCTATAATGTTAATGTCGGTAAAAGAATTTCTAGACTTACTTATGATAATAATCCCACTAATATTGTCCCCTTATATGACTACGGGATAACCTTGAATATTTACCATTGGACTAAAAGCTCTAGAGTACCTCTTCTGGTTGAGTTTAAgccaaaggatggaggaCAATCTGATTGGTATGAAAATCTCAGTAGAGAGAGTACTAAATGGAAACCAGTTGGTAAGAAAGAAGTGGATGGATTTTATGATAATAAAAAGGGCCTTACCGAGAATTTAACCAAGAAGCTTCATGAGGTTAACTGCAGAATACATGGTGTTATTCAAATAGATGTATCTAGGACAACCAAAGAGCCTTATTGTCATAGTTCTGGATATGTACATGAGAAGATGATTATGGTTACTTCAGAGCCAAAGTCCGCATATCCAGGTTTCACGGGTTACGAACATACTCCAGTTGACCCCCTTAAGGCTTTGACAGTATCTTCATTTTACAATGGAAACGATAAACAAGAAGTTACTGACATAGACTTTCCTCTtgaaaatgttgaaaaggTCATCGTATATTTCCCAAATTGTGCGGGAGGATATCCAGTTGCAATGCGCATCTACCAGGACGGAagaaatgaaaagtggTTAAAGAGAGAAGAGAATGATAATTGGAGAAAATCTACCACTGAGtttgaaaataaagatggagtagAGACTAAAATCCTTCTAGATGGTATCAAAAATAGTACAAATGCGTGCACTCAACCTCCTTTGCAAACTCCCCGAGGACCTAATCCAGGAGGAACTAGTAGTTCTGGTCAACAATTTTATACGAGTAATAATGATACACAAGGAGTTTCTGAACCCTTTGTAGATGTTCCAGATGAGAAGTTTGCCTTggataaaatatttgatagTTTTGTTAACCTGGACTATGAACAAAACAGTTTTGGCGATTTTGTCAGACTAGACGATGAACATGAAGATCAGAGAATTGTAGAAGAACAGAATAGAGTTACTTTTGTTAGTGTATCTGCGTCAATCCCGTCAGTTACTACTTTTACAACTCCTGGTGTTGGTGCTATTACTCTACTTCCAACGCCTAATGTTATAATTGAcataaatatggatattaAAGGGGATAATTATACTTATACAGTAAAGAACAGTGGTGAAGTTTGTTTACAGAAGGGAGAGTATCCAGATATATCTGACTTCTATATGTTTACACATGAAGCATCTGATGATATTCCTTTCAAGGTTGACGAAGTAATATTTGGATCAAGCGGTGATATTCCAGATATTATACCAAAGGAGAAAGTGGCTAGTTACTCCGTGTGGTATTGGAAACATGATAACGGAATGAAAAACCCACTCATCATTGAGATAGCAAATAGTGCTGGAAAGTATAAATACGACTCTAGCAAAGACAACTGGAAAAGTTGGAGCGGTGCCCAAGAAAAGAATAAACTGGAAGGTGAAGAACTAGAGAAGGAATTGGATGACGTCAATTGTCGACTCAACAAAGTGGTTACCATGGATCTATCATCAGGAACTAGGGACAATGGATCATATTGTTGTGGTAAGGTTGGAGTCGATTTCAGGTCTATTCAAATAGGCAATTCCAGTATATTAACCTACTACGTTCATTCCATTAAAGGAACAACGAATAGACTTGCCAAGATAAAGTACTATATTGCCAATGACCCCAATAGAAAACGTATAAATTCTAATGAATTAAAATTCCCAATCTCTGGTGTAAAGAGTGTCTCTGTATTTTACTGTCAAGATAAACCAGCACCAATATATATAGATCCTCAAGGGGGTCAACCTAAATCAGACTTTAAGGGGTGGTATAAAAGAGGGAATGATGACGAAGCTCAATGGATAAATGTATCTACTGATCTATCTAATGTAACACCAAATAATGTTGGGAATAACTGTGATAGTTTCAataaaattacaaagatACTAAGAACAGTCGGGTGTAAGCAACTGGTAGACTGCTACACGAGTCCTAGCACTGTAGATTATGGTGGTTCAACAGTTGTAGTCCCTGTAGTTCTACCTGATTCACAAGTAACCATTTATCTCtcaaaaaacaaaaagGTAAAGAGTGACGGTACTACTCATTACTACCAAGATTCTACTGGAAAGAAAAGCATTAGTGTTAAAAGATCTCCATATCCTACTGAACAGGGATATAGTGCAAACTTCTACGACTACAAACATAAGCTTGAAAATGGTGGGGAAAAGTTCATACTCTTAGAAGTAAAGAGTGATGACGGTAGTAATATTCCTGTTATAGGTAGGACTGAGAATGTCACCTCAGTttctgcttattactggaggCATGAGTTAGATAATGCTCTCTTGGTAGGGATTACTACTAAGGATGGTAATACGGCTACATACTATAGGAACAGTAAGGATGGTAAGTGGCAACAGTATAAACTTAGGGCATCTTCTGGTCATCCTAGTCAGGCTGAGTTAGAGTTGCTCAATTGTGAAATAAATGACGTTGTTCAAATAGATGTTAGTAAGATTGCTGATTATTGCCACGAACCTCTAGATCCCAAAGATTACCATACTAATAAGAAAGTAAAGGTTGTTAAAGTAGATGATCATGGTCACCTTGGAAACTATACTGCTTATGAACATACTCCAAATCCATCTGGAACATTTAACATTTCTGCATTCAATAATGGAGGTACTCCTACAACTCTTAGTGGTTTGAGCTCAGGTTTGCCAATTAGAAATACTTCTAAAGTTACAATATTTATCTGTCGGAACAGTTCAGAGCCGCTTCTTATCCACATGGAAGCCCTTAATATTTCAAGGAAATGGTTTAAGAGAGCGAACAGCACTGGTTTGATTGTATCATACGAACTAAATGCCACTATTCTCTCTGATTCTCCAAAAATACTAAACATTCTTGATACCCTTGACAGCACCTGTAAACCACCTTTAGTAACTATAAACATTTACAATAGACCTAGTGCTGGACAATCTACTACTTATGGAGGTGCTTCTTACGCTATAGCAATTGGACACTGCGATGGTTCTATTCCAGATTTCACTGAATATTCCCACACTGTATATGGTAGGAACTACTTTACACTCAAACAGGTGAACTATAATGATAAACCTACTACTGGAATTGTAAGTAGTCCTATGTCTAGGGTTACTAAAGTATCTGtttattactggacttCCCTAGAAACTTATAGTAAGGATACTAGTAGACCGCTTCTCGTCAAAGTTACTACTAAAGAACCAGGTGAAGAAGCTAAAGAAACCTACTATGAGAATGAAGGTCTTCCTAATAATACagaatggaaggaatgGCGCCCAAACGATCCGTCTTATGATCTTACAAAGAAACTTCATCTTCTAAACTGCAAACTCAATAGTGTAGTCATCGTAGATATTAGTCAGAAGAATGATTATGATGCCTGTGTTAAGGATAATAATCTGGATCCTTATCATGGTGAAAGAATGCAAGTTACTAAGAATAATACTTCCGGTAGTGAAAACCCTCTTGGAAGTTATGAAGTTTATGAGCACTTTCTCAAAACAGGTACCAATGGGAATAAGTTTCACATAGTATCTTTTAAGAATGGGAATTCTGACATAATACTACCTTTAATTGGAGAAACTACTCTCACTAGACACATTCTTGATGTTGGCGAGATTAAGGTATATCGGTGTGATAGTGATGATAAGTCTCTTATGGTATACATAAACACTGACGATCCTACTGTTAAACATAAATGGTATAAGAATACGACTGGAGAAATTCCTGGTAATTGGGTACATATAGATAAGTTATCTAGTACTGCTCAGCATGAAGAGGTCAAAAAGGCACTTGACACCATTGATAGTAGATGTAAACCTCCTGAAGGTGAACATGCTACTGCTGGAACTGCTCCTCATGATGGTGAACAATCTGCTCAACCTAAAGATCCTGTTCCTGAAGCTACTGCTGAATCTCTTACTGGTCCTACCGTTGCTGCTACTATAGGATCATGGGCTATCTTTGGAGGCtctacctctggtactcttgccggGGCTGGaggtcttactggacttggttggtgggcatttaaacgttctaaaggagacccttgggttaggCAAATATga
- a CDS encoding signal peptide-containing protein (encoded by transcript BEWA_003870A), with protein sequence MEARLALLFLSLLGVAVCEDFMENAVAGNAPAVSSAGLVLDIENPNLNAVDLFKGALGYLGYQRYTSKDGRAFVEVLADDAQIWSAGKDTSEATVVHVYLKGEDPRLMYLVSRWDTVSKYECFAREGREWMNITQSDFNERLDALIDAAEDEVEGYIVDITNPPKKALEIMEPSEQEPFLVIKPLPGTKIVELVQGEDDIWIGEGELCTAASFFVKNKKPVLAQLTLERPDNETETLYFERRIFGWYEMTPKLFEFKVERFKLAVKEDDDGFMTAAVYTAVLAVVSFTLF encoded by the coding sequence ATGGAGGCCCGTTTGGCGCTTTTGTTCCTTTCGCTCCTCGGTGTGGCAGTTTGCGAGGATTTCATGGAAAATGCAGTGGCTGGAAACGCTCCAGCAGTTTCTTCAGCGGGTCTTGTCCTTGACATTGAGAACCCGAACTTAAATGCAGTCGATTTGTTCAAAGGCGCTCTGGGATACCTCGGCTACCAGAGGTACACATCAAAGGATGGCCGCGCGTTCGTCGAGGTGCTCGCAGACGATGCCCAAATCTGGAGCGCCGGCAAAGACACGTCCGAGGCCACAGTCGTACATGTGTACCTCAAGGGGGAAGACCCGAGGCTCATGTACCTGGTCTCTAGGTGGGACACCGTCTCCAAGTACGAGTGCTTCGCCAGGGAAGGCAGGGAATGGATGAACATTACGCAGTCGGATTTTAATGAGAGACTTGATGCCCTCATTGATGCTGCGGAGGATGAAGTTGAGGGGTACATTGTGGACATTACAAATCCGCCAAAGAAGGCTCTGGAGATCATGGAGCCCTCCGAACAGGAGCCATTCTTGGTCATTAAACCTCTCCCAGGAACCAAGATCGTGGAGCTCGTCCAAGGGGAAGATGATATCTGGATTGGAGAAGGCGAGCTGTGCACTGCCGCCTCGTTTTTCGTCAAGAATAAAAAGCCAGTGCTGGCCCAGCTAACCCTCGAGAGACCAGACAACGAGACCGAGACGCTCTACTTTGAAAGGAGGATCTTTGGGTGGTACGAAATGACCCCCAAACTCTTTGAATTCAAGGTAGAAAGATTTAAACTAGCCGTAAAGGAGGATGACGACGGATTCATGACCGCCGCCGTATACACTGCAGTCCTTGCAGTGGTCTCTTTCACACTATTCTAG
- a CDS encoding Got1-like family member protein (encoded by transcript BEWA_003890A) produces the protein MRGRASIGLPLLGLGSFVGFLGFLFFFDRILLSISNVVLISGFYFLLGSNKFVSFFLNRNKRGTLVFLTGFLAILVNRTLVGLAVQTGGLYLLFEAFIPNVVSYVKVTPLAFVLELPGIKHAVDYILKRQKNLPV, from the coding sequence ATGAGAGGCAGGGCCAGCATAGGACTGCCCCTTTTAGGTTTGGGTTCCTTTGTCGGTTTTTTGGGctttttgttctttttCGATCGTATTTTGCTCTCAATTTCGAATGTGGTTCTAATTTCGGGCTTTTATTTCCTTTTGGGTTCGAACAAGTTCGTCTCCTTTTTTTTAAATCGGAACAAAAGGGGCACTCTGGTTTTTTTAACGGGATTTCTGGCCATTCTCGTCAATCGTACACTCGTCGGACTCGCTGTGCAAACAGGCGGACTCTACCTCCTGTTTGAGGCGTTTATACCAAACGTTGTCTCCTACGTCAAGGTCACACCCCTGGCGTTTGTACTCGAGCTTCCGGGAATCAAACATGCTGTAGATTATATCCTCAAGAGGCAAAAGAACCTGCCTGTCTAA
- a CDS encoding hypothetical protein (encoded by transcript BEWA_003850A), with translation MNAKEGTAKTTTADATAVEEENANLTNVHLITANVVKIRVVLFRLILDREWKNMTMKAFSSKFKEIAQKGINVATLF, from the exons ATGAATGCAAAGGAGGGAACTGCCAAAACCACAACTGCGGATGCAACTGCAGTGGAGGAGGAAAATGCCAACCTGACCAATGTACATCTAATAACTGCCAATGTTGTAAAGATAAGGGTGGTACTATTTCGGCT GATACTGGATAGGGAGTGGAAGAACATGACCATGAAAGCATTTAGTAGTAAATTCAAAGAAATAGCTCAAAAGGGAATTAATGTAGCCACACTGTTTTAA